The following proteins come from a genomic window of Halorussus halophilus:
- the serA gene encoding phosphoglycerate dehydrogenase: MKVLVTDPIADAGLDRLREAGHEVETAYDVEGDALLSAVADANGLIVRSGTDVSEEVFEAASELVIVGRAGIGVDNIDIDAATEHGVIVANAPEGNVRAAAEHTVAMAFAAARSIPQAHVRLKGGEWAKGDYLGTEVNGKTLGVVGLGRVGQEVAKKLDSLGMDLVAYDPYISEDRAAQLGAELVSLDDCLARADFLTVHTPLTPETENLISDEELAELEDGYLVNCARGGVVDEAALAEAVEDGVLAGAAVDVFADEPVSEDNPLLSVDDVVVTPHLGASTSAAQENVATSTADQVVAAFAEEPVVNALNAPSIDESAFPRVEPYIGLAETAGKIATQLLDQRIESIEVHYEGDIAEEDVELVTASAQKGVFQPLEWQVNAVNAPQIAEDRGVEVTESKTRQTDDFQSLVRVTVRSDDDEISVEGTLFAGDDPRIVRIDDYRVDAIPHGHMLVARNEDAPGVIGFIGTVLGDHQVNIAGMFNARETIGGEALSVYTLDEQVSDEAKQALESDERIIGVQYIELNGTGE, from the coding sequence ATGAAAGTCCTCGTCACGGACCCTATCGCCGATGCAGGGTTAGACCGGCTTCGCGAGGCTGGTCACGAAGTCGAAACCGCATACGACGTAGAGGGCGACGCGTTGCTCTCTGCGGTCGCGGACGCAAACGGACTCATCGTCCGCTCTGGCACGGACGTTTCCGAGGAGGTCTTCGAGGCCGCTTCGGAACTCGTCATCGTCGGCCGCGCAGGTATCGGCGTAGACAACATCGACATCGACGCGGCGACCGAACACGGCGTCATCGTCGCTAACGCCCCGGAGGGCAACGTCCGGGCCGCCGCAGAGCACACAGTCGCGATGGCGTTCGCCGCCGCACGGTCGATTCCGCAAGCCCACGTCCGACTCAAGGGTGGCGAGTGGGCGAAGGGCGACTACCTCGGCACCGAGGTCAACGGCAAGACGCTCGGTGTCGTCGGCCTCGGCCGCGTCGGACAGGAAGTCGCGAAGAAACTCGACTCGCTGGGGATGGACCTCGTCGCGTACGACCCCTACATCAGCGAGGACCGCGCTGCCCAACTCGGTGCGGAACTGGTCAGCTTAGACGACTGTCTCGCCCGTGCGGACTTCCTTACGGTTCACACGCCGCTCACCCCCGAAACTGAAAATCTCATCAGCGACGAGGAACTCGCGGAACTCGAAGACGGGTATCTGGTCAACTGCGCTCGCGGCGGTGTCGTAGACGAAGCGGCACTCGCGGAAGCCGTCGAAGACGGCGTTCTCGCTGGTGCCGCAGTGGACGTGTTCGCCGACGAACCGGTCTCGGAGGACAACCCGCTCCTCTCGGTAGACGACGTAGTCGTCACGCCCCACCTCGGTGCGAGTACCTCCGCGGCACAGGAGAACGTCGCAACCAGCACCGCCGACCAAGTGGTCGCCGCGTTCGCCGAAGAACCGGTCGTCAACGCGCTGAACGCGCCCTCCATCGACGAGAGCGCGTTCCCGCGCGTCGAACCATACATCGGCCTCGCCGAAACCGCGGGGAAAATCGCCACGCAACTGCTGGACCAGCGCATCGAGTCCATCGAAGTCCACTACGAGGGCGACATCGCCGAAGAGGACGTAGAACTCGTCACCGCCAGCGCGCAGAAGGGCGTCTTCCAACCGCTCGAATGGCAGGTCAACGCCGTCAACGCGCCCCAAATCGCGGAGGACCGCGGCGTCGAAGTCACCGAGAGCAAGACTCGTCAGACCGACGACTTCCAGAGTCTCGTCCGCGTCACCGTCCGGAGTGACGACGACGAGATTAGCGTCGAAGGCACGCTGTTCGCGGGTGACGACCCCCGAATCGTTCGCATCGACGATTACCGCGTCGATGCCATCCCGCACGGTCACATGCTCGTCGCGCGAAACGAGGACGCACCGGGCGTCATCGGGTTCATCGGCACCGTGCTGGGCGACCACCAAGTCAACATCGCGGGGATGTTCAACGCCCGCGAGACTATCGGCGGGGAGGCACTGAGTGTCTACACACTGGACGAACAGGTGTCCGACGAAGCCAAGCAAGCACTCGAAAGCGACGAGCGCATCATCGGCGTGCAGTACATCGAACTGAACGGTACTGGAGAGTAG
- a CDS encoding [LysW]-lysine hydrolase, with protein MTSDAEGDLSASATERETVGGQNVGDEEAQELLVDLVSIPSPTGEEQEAAERLAAFFETHDREVWIDEVGNVRAPGDDSVLLTSHVDTVPGEIPVRVAPQEQRDEGGDSEARRASGRSSGQGPREETAGVLWGRGSVDATGPLAAMAVAAVRTGVSFVGVVGEETDSRGARYLVEDREAPDAVVNGEPSGTDGITLGYRGFLAGEYTVSTDSVHTSRPEANALQEAMAWWQRLESKFDTTGTYDDTSIFEQVTAKPVEFSGGTAKDGLSVEATVGVQFRIPPSETAESIQGLVETELSSGEVEWAEPIPPVMESPRTEVARAFRVGIRRVGGDPRLLRKTGTSDMNLYAGTWDCPMATYGPGDSELDHAPNEHLDLDEFERATSVLESVATDLQS; from the coding sequence ATGACCTCGGACGCGGAGGGCGACCTGAGCGCGAGTGCAACCGAGCGCGAGACGGTCGGCGGCCAGAACGTCGGCGACGAGGAAGCCCAAGAGTTGCTCGTGGACCTCGTGTCGATTCCGTCGCCCACCGGCGAGGAACAGGAGGCCGCCGAGCGGCTTGCGGCCTTCTTCGAGACTCACGACCGCGAGGTCTGGATAGACGAGGTGGGCAACGTTCGCGCACCCGGTGACGACTCGGTGCTGTTGACTTCGCACGTCGATACGGTGCCCGGCGAGATTCCGGTTCGCGTTGCTCCGCAGGAGCAACGAGACGAAGGCGGTGACAGCGAGGCGCGACGCGCCTCGGGCCGTTCGAGCGGGCAAGGCCCGCGAGAAGAAACCGCCGGAGTACTCTGGGGCCGCGGGAGCGTCGATGCCACGGGACCGCTCGCCGCGATGGCCGTCGCGGCCGTCAGGACGGGCGTCAGTTTCGTCGGTGTCGTCGGCGAGGAAACGGACTCCCGCGGCGCGCGCTACCTCGTGGAGGACCGCGAGGCACCCGACGCCGTGGTGAACGGCGAACCCTCCGGCACGGACGGAATCACGCTCGGCTACCGTGGTTTTCTGGCCGGAGAGTACACCGTCAGCACGGACTCGGTGCACACCTCGCGCCCGGAGGCGAACGCGCTTCAGGAGGCGATGGCGTGGTGGCAACGGCTCGAATCGAAGTTCGACACCACTGGGACGTACGATGACACGTCCATCTTCGAGCAGGTGACGGCCAAACCCGTCGAGTTCTCGGGTGGCACCGCCAAAGACGGTCTTTCGGTCGAAGCGACCGTCGGTGTGCAGTTCCGGATTCCGCCGAGCGAGACGGCCGAATCGATTCAGGGACTCGTGGAGACTGAATTGTCGAGTGGCGAGGTCGAGTGGGCCGAACCGATTCCCCCGGTGATGGAGAGTCCGCGGACCGAGGTCGCGCGAGCGTTCCGAGTCGGGATTCGACGAGTCGGGGGCGACCCTCGACTACTACGCAAGACCGGAACCAGCGACATGAACCTCTACGCCGGAACGTGGGACTGCCCGATGGCGACCTACGGTCCCGGCGACTCCGAGTTGGACCACGCACCGAACGAACACCTCGACCTCGACGAGTTCGAGCGCGCGACGAGCGTCCTCGAATCCGTCGCCACCGACCTGCAATCATGA
- a CDS encoding DUF6789 family protein, translated as MVFGLVYAAVVGVPSLSQYATKETTGAALGAAYGVVLWFVAAGFVMPIWLDAVGFSNPPPVPNLSAMSLVGHLVYGVLLGALFATMSQRR; from the coding sequence GTGGTGTTCGGTCTGGTCTACGCCGCTGTCGTGGGCGTGCCGAGTCTGTCGCAGTACGCCACCAAAGAGACGACCGGCGCGGCCCTCGGGGCGGCCTACGGCGTCGTCCTCTGGTTCGTCGCCGCCGGGTTCGTCATGCCAATCTGGCTCGACGCCGTGGGGTTCTCGAACCCACCGCCAGTTCCGAACCTCAGCGCGATGAGTCTCGTGGGTCATCTCGTCTACGGGGTCCTCCTCGGCGCACTCTTCGCCACGATGAGTCAGCGACGCTAA
- the argF gene encoding ornithine carbamoyltransferase has translation MSKYATQNDDSTEPTIPPTNDHQPNHFLDVDDIGEDGLAEVLSTAAELKQAHYEGESHAVLPNKSLGMLFEKPSTRTRVSFEAGMTQLGGHAVFLGPQNTHLDRGEPVSDTARVLSRYVDAVMARVFDHEAIETMAEYATVPVVNGLSDDAHPCQTLADLFTIYEQFGGFEDVTAAWVGDGNNVAQSFAVGCAMTGVELTMATPEGYEPDEEVLARAAEYSDGEGDAPEVTHDPEEAVTDADVVYTDVWVSMGQEDEREAKLGDFDGYQVNAELLESADDPIVMHCLPAHRGEEITGGVLESESAVVWSQAENRMHTQKALLAHLLDAK, from the coding sequence ATGAGCAAGTACGCGACCCAGAACGACGATTCGACCGAACCGACGATTCCACCGACCAACGACCACCAACCGAACCACTTCCTCGACGTGGACGACATCGGAGAAGACGGCCTTGCGGAAGTCCTCTCGACTGCCGCCGAGTTGAAGCAGGCGCACTACGAGGGGGAGAGCCACGCCGTCCTGCCGAACAAGAGTTTGGGGATGCTCTTCGAGAAACCCAGCACCAGAACGCGCGTCTCCTTCGAAGCGGGGATGACTCAACTGGGCGGCCACGCCGTCTTCCTCGGCCCGCAGAACACGCACTTGGACCGCGGGGAACCAGTCTCGGACACCGCCCGCGTCCTCTCGCGGTACGTCGATGCCGTGATGGCCCGCGTCTTCGACCACGAAGCCATCGAGACGATGGCCGAGTACGCGACGGTGCCGGTCGTCAACGGACTCTCCGACGACGCCCACCCCTGCCAGACGCTGGCGGACCTGTTCACTATCTACGAGCAGTTCGGCGGGTTCGAGGACGTGACCGCCGCGTGGGTCGGCGACGGCAACAACGTCGCCCAGTCGTTCGCGGTCGGGTGTGCGATGACCGGCGTCGAGTTGACGATGGCCACGCCGGAAGGGTACGAGCCAGACGAGGAGGTTCTGGCGCGTGCCGCCGAATACAGTGACGGCGAAGGTGATGCTCCGGAAGTTACTCACGACCCCGAGGAAGCAGTCACGGACGCCGACGTGGTGTACACCGACGTGTGGGTCAGCATGGGCCAAGAAGACGAGCGGGAGGCGAAACTCGGCGACTTCGACGGCTATCAGGTGAACGCGGAGTTGCTCGAATCCGCAGACGACCCAATCGTCATGCACTGTCTGCCCGCCCATCGCGGCGAAGAGATTACGGGCGGCGTGCTGGAGAGCGAGAGCGCCGTCGTCTGGAGTCAAGCGGAGAACCGCATGCACACCCAGAAGGCACTGTTAGCACATCTGCTGGATGCGAAGTAA
- the thrC gene encoding threonine synthase: MSLDLSGDRSEAPAVADDGVWLACIECEWMGAPFEEVRYRCPDCDGLLEVRYDEHPTFDEFEGTGVWRYADALPFDAGVSIEEGNTPLYAVPTIEDEVGVADLRVKHEGMNPTGSFKDRGMTVGVRVAEELGVGRLACASTGNTSAALACYGARAGTEVLVLLPAGKVAAGKVAQASLHGARILEVDGNFDACLDIVSDLAERGEAYLLNSLNPFRLEGQKTIGLEIIEQFRDQTGDLPDRIVLPVGNAGNTAALYKAFRELVAAGELSVEEVPTLTGVQAEGAAPMVEAIEEGNDEVRRWDEVETRATAIRIGNPVNAPKALPGIRETGGTAVAVSDEEITDAQRALARDGVGVEPASAASVAGLRKLRESGEIGSEEQVVCLTTGHLLKDPDAAAAAGADPEPVPADTEGVLEHLGE, translated from the coding sequence ATGAGTCTCGATTTGTCTGGGGACCGTTCGGAAGCCCCCGCAGTCGCCGACGACGGCGTCTGGTTGGCCTGCATCGAGTGTGAGTGGATGGGCGCGCCGTTCGAAGAAGTCCGGTATCGCTGTCCCGACTGTGACGGCCTGCTGGAAGTTCGCTACGACGAGCATCCGACGTTCGACGAGTTCGAGGGAACTGGCGTCTGGCGCTACGCCGACGCGCTTCCCTTCGACGCAGGCGTCAGCATCGAAGAGGGCAACACGCCACTCTACGCTGTCCCGACCATCGAGGACGAAGTCGGCGTGGCCGACCTCAGAGTCAAACACGAGGGCATGAACCCGACGGGAAGTTTCAAAGACAGAGGCATGACCGTCGGCGTGAGAGTCGCCGAGGAACTGGGCGTCGGTCGTCTCGCCTGCGCCTCGACTGGCAACACGAGCGCGGCGCTGGCCTGCTACGGCGCGCGAGCGGGCACTGAAGTTCTCGTCCTGCTTCCTGCCGGAAAAGTCGCCGCCGGAAAGGTCGCGCAAGCAAGTCTCCACGGCGCGCGGATTCTGGAAGTCGATGGCAACTTCGACGCCTGTCTCGACATCGTCTCGGACCTCGCCGAGCGCGGGGAAGCGTACCTTCTCAACTCGCTGAACCCCTTCCGACTGGAGGGCCAGAAGACCATCGGCCTCGAAATTATCGAGCAGTTTCGGGACCAGACCGGCGACCTGCCGGACCGAATCGTCCTCCCCGTGGGCAACGCGGGCAACACCGCGGCGCTCTACAAGGCGTTCAGAGAACTCGTCGCGGCCGGGGAGTTGTCGGTCGAAGAAGTACCGACCCTGACCGGCGTACAGGCCGAGGGCGCGGCCCCCATGGTCGAAGCCATCGAGGAGGGCAACGACGAAGTTCGGCGCTGGGACGAAGTCGAGACCCGCGCGACCGCCATCCGAATCGGCAACCCAGTCAACGCGCCGAAGGCACTACCGGGGATTCGAGAGACCGGTGGGACTGCGGTGGCAGTCTCCGACGAAGAGATTACCGACGCCCAGCGCGCACTCGCACGGGATGGCGTCGGCGTCGAACCTGCCAGCGCGGCCTCCGTCGCGGGACTCCGGAAACTCCGCGAGTCGGGCGAGATTGGGAGTGAGGAGCAGGTCGTCTGCCTGACGACCGGTCACTTGCTGAAAGATCCCGACGCCGCGGCGGCCGCCGGTGCGGACCCCGAACCGGTTCCGGCCGACACCGAGGGCGTGCTGGAACATCTCGGAGAGTAG
- a CDS encoding helix-turn-helix domain-containing protein — protein MAIIAEFSIPSEDFPLGGIFDAIPDVTIEIERVVPTKKAILPYFWVRNVPVERVQKTLEDQGALDSFTVIDDLGEQGLFRADWDINTEGVLTGIIDSDLTLLAATGTQENWEFEFRAEVNDQIKNFQQYCTAHDIRVELTRLHSVGEANNKGQYSLTSDQREALLLAYNNGYYEVPAQTNLEELAAEIGISRQSFTDRLRRGNSNLIGDTLDIE, from the coding sequence ATGGCAATCATCGCCGAATTTTCAATTCCGTCCGAGGATTTCCCTCTCGGGGGTATTTTCGATGCGATTCCGGACGTGACTATCGAAATCGAGCGCGTCGTCCCTACGAAGAAAGCTATCTTGCCGTATTTCTGGGTGCGAAACGTGCCCGTCGAACGCGTTCAGAAGACGCTCGAAGACCAGGGAGCGTTAGATTCGTTCACCGTCATCGACGACCTTGGCGAACAGGGATTGTTTCGTGCCGACTGGGACATCAACACCGAAGGCGTCCTCACTGGAATCATAGATTCGGATCTCACGCTACTTGCCGCGACCGGAACGCAGGAGAATTGGGAGTTCGAGTTCCGTGCGGAAGTAAACGACCAGATAAAGAACTTCCAGCAGTACTGTACGGCCCACGACATCCGTGTCGAGTTAACCCGTCTTCATTCGGTCGGTGAAGCAAACAATAAGGGGCAATACAGTCTCACGTCGGACCAGCGCGAAGCCTTACTATTAGCGTACAACAACGGGTACTACGAGGTTCCTGCACAAACCAATCTCGAAGAGTTGGCCGCGGAAATCGGCATCTCACGCCAATCGTTCACCGACCGATTGCGACGAGGGAATAGTAACCTCATCGGTGATACGTTGGACATCGAGTGA
- a CDS encoding CapA family protein — protein MVRLGFTGDVMLGRLVDERQRFERRPANAVWGNVFDQLCSLDGLFVNLECCLSTRGKQWTRTYRPFHFRAHPEWAVPALESVGVDWATLANNHLLDYGETALLDTLDHLDGAGIARSGAGETLAEAREPAKIELSTSADSDDDLRVAFVSATDNTPEFAAKTEQPGVAYLDSRDETGSRAVLAEQLASAKESDPDLLVASLHWGPNMVEAPPRHFSELAHWLTEQGVDVIHGHSAHVFQAVEVYDGSLVLYDCGDFVDDYAVDPALRNDRSFLFEVVVEEKGKWEVTELRLTPTEIDDCAVHLASDGGAEWTRQRMRKLSKPFGTTFERDGEALVLAL, from the coding sequence ATGGTGCGACTAGGCTTCACCGGCGACGTGATGCTCGGCCGGTTAGTGGACGAGCGACAGCGATTCGAGAGGAGACCAGCGAACGCGGTCTGGGGGAACGTCTTCGATCAATTGTGTTCGCTCGACGGCTTGTTCGTCAATCTGGAGTGCTGTCTCTCGACGCGAGGCAAGCAGTGGACGCGGACGTATCGACCGTTTCACTTTCGAGCACATCCGGAGTGGGCAGTTCCCGCGCTCGAATCGGTGGGCGTCGATTGGGCGACGCTGGCGAACAACCATCTGCTGGATTACGGGGAGACGGCACTGCTCGACACGCTCGACCACCTCGATGGCGCGGGAATCGCTCGCTCGGGGGCGGGAGAGACGCTTGCGGAGGCCCGAGAGCCAGCGAAAATCGAACTCAGTACAAGTGCAGACAGCGACGACGACCTCCGAGTCGCGTTCGTCTCGGCGACGGACAACACGCCCGAGTTCGCCGCGAAAACGGAGCAACCGGGCGTTGCGTATCTCGACTCGCGGGACGAAACAGGGAGTCGAGCGGTGCTGGCCGAGCAGTTGGCCAGTGCCAAGGAGTCTGACCCCGACCTGCTCGTCGCCTCGCTCCACTGGGGACCGAACATGGTCGAAGCGCCGCCGCGCCACTTCAGCGAACTCGCCCACTGGCTCACAGAACAGGGCGTAGACGTGATTCACGGCCACAGCGCGCACGTGTTTCAGGCAGTCGAGGTGTACGACGGGTCGCTCGTATTATACGACTGTGGCGACTTCGTGGACGACTACGCGGTAGACCCCGCGCTTCGAAACGACCGGAGCTTTCTGTTCGAGGTGGTAGTGGAGGAGAAAGGGAAGTGGGAAGTGACGGAGCTACGACTGACGCCAACAGAAATCGACGACTGCGCCGTCCATCTAGCGAGCGACGGCGGCGCGGAGTGGACTCGACAGCGGATGCGAAAGCTGTCGAAACCGTTCGGCACGACGTTCGAGCGAGACGGAGAAGCGTTGGTGCTGGCGCTCTAA
- a CDS encoding HalOD1 output domain-containing protein, with translation MTGSNATETKQSKTANTQTQEGEREEYLIQSDEAVTEAVVRAVRTERETDQSKLVPLFSRIDTEALNSLFRSSTDTGVTHTSGTVSFDYEGYHITTDGTETITLSEKASRANVSN, from the coding sequence ATGACGGGTTCAAACGCAACTGAAACTAAACAGTCGAAAACAGCCAATACACAGACGCAAGAAGGGGAGAGGGAAGAATACCTAATACAGTCCGATGAAGCGGTTACTGAAGCTGTCGTTCGTGCTGTGCGGACCGAGAGAGAAACGGACCAATCGAAGTTGGTACCACTCTTTTCGAGAATCGACACGGAAGCCCTGAACTCGCTGTTTCGTTCGTCCACCGATACGGGAGTAACTCACACGAGTGGCACTGTTTCCTTCGATTACGAGGGGTATCACATCACGACTGATGGCACCGAAACCATCACTCTTAGCGAGAAAGCTTCTAGAGCGAATGTTTCGAATTGA
- a CDS encoding GNAT family N-acetyltransferase has product MSRQQPRDLTDDYSVRWFESGDRSGFLSLCDVQWDWTPTADWFDWKYVEDPYLSHVPITVAERDGEIVGAQGYLPCRIRRGEMSVLALQPTDAVVHPDHRRNGLYTRITKQAIDRYTDGDPAFFFNFPNESAFGAQQKLGWVAVDEVTNYYRLQRPAEVLDSVGVGSAARALGRAADSVASAYLGARDLSASVAEDVDVTTHSTVPAQTLASLYDSAPPAKLHVHRDSQFYRWTFDAPNYDHTTYVARREGRPIGALTTRTRDGKKVLIADALPPNSHSEAFTKLLAVLLEDNEDANIIAVSDSTLPRELLAKFGFVSDERPLLSRVCVPKYMAVRPLSRVADSTPFSPAELTDEDCWRVTFVEQMD; this is encoded by the coding sequence ATGTCTCGACAGCAACCGCGCGACTTGACCGACGACTACTCGGTCAGATGGTTCGAGTCAGGCGACCGGTCGGGGTTCCTGTCGCTCTGTGACGTGCAGTGGGACTGGACACCGACCGCCGACTGGTTCGACTGGAAGTACGTCGAGGACCCGTATCTCTCGCACGTCCCCATCACCGTCGCGGAGCGAGACGGCGAAATCGTCGGGGCACAAGGCTACCTTCCCTGTCGGATTCGGCGTGGCGAGATGTCTGTCCTCGCACTCCAACCGACGGACGCGGTGGTTCACCCCGACCACCGCAGAAACGGTCTCTACACTCGTATCACCAAGCAAGCCATCGACCGGTACACCGACGGCGACCCGGCGTTCTTCTTCAACTTCCCCAACGAGTCGGCGTTCGGTGCCCAGCAGAAACTCGGCTGGGTGGCAGTAGACGAAGTCACGAACTACTACCGACTCCAACGCCCTGCCGAAGTCCTCGACTCAGTCGGCGTCGGCAGTGCGGCGCGAGCACTCGGCCGCGCAGCAGATTCGGTAGCCAGTGCGTACCTCGGTGCCCGCGACCTGTCTGCGAGCGTAGCGGAGGACGTTGACGTTACCACCCACTCGACTGTCCCTGCCCAGACGCTGGCGTCGCTGTACGACTCTGCCCCACCAGCGAAACTGCACGTCCACCGCGATTCGCAGTTCTACCGCTGGACGTTCGACGCGCCGAACTACGACCACACGACGTACGTCGCGCGCCGCGAGGGCCGCCCGATTGGAGCCCTCACCACCAGAACTCGAGACGGGAAGAAAGTCCTCATCGCGGACGCGCTCCCGCCGAACTCTCACTCCGAGGCGTTCACGAAGTTGCTCGCCGTCCTCCTCGAAGACAACGAGGACGCGAACATCATCGCGGTGTCCGACTCGACGCTGCCGCGCGAACTGCTCGCCAAATTCGGTTTCGTGAGCGACGAACGACCGCTCCTCTCGCGGGTCTGCGTGCCGAAGTATATGGCCGTGCGTCCGCTGTCCCGCGTGGCCGATTCGACTCCGTTCTCTCCGGCCGAACTCACCGACGAAGACTGTTGGCGAGTCACCTTCGTCGAACAGATGGACTGA
- a CDS encoding MFS transporter encodes MSHGHAEESSDDRERLLTGYSGRLLLVASLGWTAIQTGRLVLSPLLPTVMDELAITELQSGMAFSLLWGLYALGQFPSGRLSDALTRKTLLVAGLSLLAVGFSILATASGYSVFLLGAAVVGAGAGLYPTPARALVSDLFVERRGQAFGLHTASGDVGGATAAGLAVAVLAIATWRAAYIPVVAVVVFVALALHLWGRESYTLPQFDPESLADAASDTTDTARRLLGNRRLRWLLLAYSLYAFTWQSAAGFLPTFLQRAKDFPPGLASGGFAALFVVGALVKPLAGSLGDRFGRSRVAAAALALATLALAGILSVSGTALVAGGVVVFAAGLMAYPPVMQAFLMDAFPDGSMGGDLGATRTVYIGLGSLGTTYVGFVAGRASYTVAFAGLLACLLVSGAIVVWLARTGREAEPKG; translated from the coding sequence GTGTCCCACGGCCACGCCGAGGAGTCGAGCGACGACCGAGAGCGACTGCTCACCGGTTACTCCGGTCGATTGCTCCTCGTGGCCTCGCTCGGATGGACGGCCATCCAGACCGGTCGCCTCGTCCTCTCGCCGCTGTTGCCGACGGTGATGGACGAACTCGCCATCACCGAACTCCAATCCGGAATGGCCTTCTCGCTGTTGTGGGGGCTGTACGCGCTCGGCCAGTTTCCGAGCGGTCGCCTCTCGGACGCACTCACTCGGAAGACGCTGCTGGTCGCCGGACTCTCCCTGCTCGCGGTCGGCTTCTCTATTCTCGCTACCGCTTCGGGCTACTCCGTCTTCTTGCTCGGTGCCGCCGTCGTCGGTGCCGGTGCAGGTCTCTACCCAACTCCGGCGCGTGCGCTCGTTTCGGACTTGTTCGTAGAGCGTCGCGGGCAGGCGTTCGGTCTGCACACCGCTTCCGGTGACGTGGGTGGTGCCACGGCGGCCGGACTCGCAGTAGCCGTCCTCGCAATCGCCACGTGGCGTGCGGCGTACATTCCGGTCGTCGCCGTCGTAGTGTTCGTCGCGCTCGCGCTCCATCTGTGGGGTCGTGAGAGCTACACGCTCCCACAATTCGACCCCGAATCGCTCGCGGACGCCGCGAGCGACACCACCGACACGGCCCGCCGACTGCTCGGCAACCGGCGACTGCGGTGGCTTTTGCTCGCGTACTCGCTGTACGCCTTCACGTGGCAGAGCGCGGCGGGGTTCCTGCCGACGTTCCTCCAGCGGGCGAAGGACTTCCCGCCCGGACTCGCCAGCGGCGGGTTCGCCGCGCTGTTCGTCGTCGGCGCGCTCGTCAAACCGTTGGCTGGGTCGCTCGGCGACAGATTCGGTCGGTCTCGGGTCGCAGCGGCCGCGCTCGCGCTCGCCACGCTCGCGCTCGCTGGAATCTTGTCGGTCTCTGGCACCGCGCTCGTCGCAGGTGGTGTCGTCGTCTTCGCGGCGGGCCTGATGGCGTACCCGCCGGTGATGCAGGCGTTCCTGATGGACGCGTTTCCGGACGGAAGCATGGGTGGAGACCTCGGTGCGACTCGCACCGTCTACATCGGTCTCGGCAGTCTCGGGACAACGTACGTCGGCTTCGTCGCCGGACGAGCCTCCTACACCGTGGCGTTCGCGGGCTTGCTGGCCTGCTTACTCGTCAGTGGTGCAATCGTCGTCTGGCTCGCACGGACTGGCCGAGAAGCAGAACCGAAGGGGTAG
- a CDS encoding DUF6789 family protein: MSSETTTAAGTATRTTALKGGVLAGLLGGVAMGVMLTTQMNPVISKAIPAMYGLSGIAAGWVVHLFHALVLGVVFAAIASSLNIDSTAKSVGLGVGFGLLTWAVLAVLVMPIWLGAVGFPNAPDVPNVSSKSFVGHVVYGLVLGVVFPYVETL; encoded by the coding sequence ATGTCCTCAGAGACCACGACAGCGGCCGGAACGGCGACTCGAACGACCGCGTTGAAAGGCGGTGTCCTCGCGGGACTCCTTGGCGGAGTCGCGATGGGTGTGATGCTCACCACCCAGATGAACCCAGTAATCAGCAAGGCCATCCCAGCGATGTACGGCCTCAGCGGCATCGCCGCAGGATGGGTCGTTCACCTCTTCCACGCGCTCGTCCTCGGCGTCGTCTTCGCGGCCATTGCAAGCTCACTGAACATCGATTCCACGGCCAAGAGCGTCGGTCTCGGCGTCGGCTTCGGTCTGCTCACGTGGGCCGTCCTCGCAGTCCTCGTGATGCCCATCTGGCTCGGTGCCGTGGGCTTCCCGAACGCGCCTGACGTTCCGAACGTCAGTTCGAAGAGCTTCGTGGGCCACGTCGTCTACGGCCTCGTTCTCGGCGTCGTCTTCCCCTACGTCGAGACCCTCTGA